The following proteins are co-located in the bacterium genome:
- a CDS encoding cation:proton antiporter, which yields MKPKLPFVVMMLLGLVTTVFAADSGSSLSKWSEDQLAHFFLQLAIIVGLATIFGELATRRKLPPLVGELVASILIGKTVLGNLRPDEYARLFPEGNALVLSSIGKIAICFLLFEAGLELRIPSWEDRHKFKIPLATGVLGAVFTGAIAFGLSWVYFALNPVETKSGIGLSVFISITMAISAMVVMSRILIDLGIFKSRFGSNLLLAYGLNEIVSWIALSVFFGAFSTTTQKPFWALIVLTLCLLGLSHLFGYAIDDIYEISRNHLRRRNVRLIVTLSGAFLWAWVAYAIGLSILFGFFVAGFLFSKSKNLTESTKNGMFRWWKHVGLSVFFMTLGIRTDFLNHFNFSLCLFLVTLSVASKGAGTWLSAWVVKATKREQQNFTAGFLPGGVTRLLVAEIALGIGIFSQEVFVAVVISVLVTSMISGTVLEQTLDIEPADLDRGPVHYQAFFLPQTSSWKSGLEQMWKIVSENVLPKGVKFSKEDFLVAIEKSEEDTPSATEENVAMPVAIVPGLEKPILVLFPVAEGLRWGPGKYGPFMNLIVLLLCPSGQEDTIESINRAVFIRVNRPIRRWGYWGKNRFYDKLREFEANRLQNGRNWLHAAVFKNTERLILGKDKPKRGWTEAWELLWKLGLVLWKPVKHIKNGWGQQ from the coding sequence ATGAAACCAAAACTACCTTTCGTGGTGATGATGCTCTTGGGCCTCGTCACCACAGTTTTCGCCGCTGACAGCGGCTCGTCACTGAGCAAGTGGTCGGAAGACCAACTTGCTCATTTCTTCTTGCAGCTCGCGATTATCGTCGGACTTGCTACAATTTTCGGAGAATTAGCAACTCGTCGGAAATTGCCTCCGCTTGTCGGTGAATTAGTTGCAAGCATTTTGATCGGCAAAACTGTGCTTGGCAATTTAAGGCCCGACGAATACGCCCGGTTATTTCCCGAGGGAAACGCTTTGGTCTTAAGTTCGATTGGCAAGATCGCGATCTGCTTCTTGCTATTCGAAGCTGGGCTTGAGCTCCGCATCCCAAGCTGGGAAGACCGGCACAAGTTCAAAATTCCTTTGGCAACCGGAGTTCTCGGGGCGGTCTTCACCGGAGCAATCGCCTTTGGACTTTCCTGGGTATACTTTGCACTCAACCCAGTTGAGACGAAGTCCGGGATCGGGTTGTCTGTCTTTATCTCAATTACCATGGCGATCAGTGCTATGGTCGTGATGAGTAGAATCCTCATCGATCTTGGAATCTTCAAGAGTCGGTTTGGGAGCAACCTGCTGCTTGCCTACGGGCTAAATGAGATCGTGAGTTGGATTGCGCTGTCGGTCTTCTTCGGCGCGTTTTCTACGACTACTCAGAAACCATTCTGGGCATTGATCGTGCTTACGCTGTGCTTGCTTGGTCTCTCGCACCTTTTTGGCTATGCGATTGACGATATCTATGAGATTTCGCGCAATCACTTACGCCGCAGGAATGTGCGGTTGATCGTCACACTTAGCGGAGCCTTTCTCTGGGCTTGGGTCGCTTATGCCATCGGTCTAAGTATTCTTTTCGGTTTCTTTGTCGCGGGATTTCTCTTCTCCAAATCAAAGAATCTGACTGAGTCTACAAAGAACGGGATGTTTCGTTGGTGGAAGCATGTGGGGCTGAGCGTCTTTTTCATGACCTTAGGTATCCGCACTGACTTCTTGAACCACTTCAACTTCTCGCTCTGCCTGTTCCTCGTGACGTTGTCAGTTGCTTCCAAGGGTGCAGGCACTTGGCTCAGTGCTTGGGTTGTTAAGGCAACTAAGCGTGAGCAACAGAACTTTACGGCAGGCTTCCTACCAGGTGGCGTAACGCGCTTACTTGTAGCTGAGATTGCTCTCGGCATTGGGATCTTCTCTCAAGAGGTCTTTGTTGCCGTCGTGATTTCGGTGCTCGTAACTTCGATGATCTCCGGAACTGTGCTCGAGCAGACTCTCGACATCGAACCAGCCGACCTCGACCGTGGACCTGTCCACTATCAAGCATTTTTCCTGCCGCAAACTTCTTCGTGGAAGAGCGGCTTGGAGCAAATGTGGAAGATTGTCAGCGAGAACGTTCTTCCTAAGGGAGTTAAGTTCTCAAAGGAAGACTTTTTGGTGGCAATTGAGAAATCCGAGGAAGATACCCCCTCTGCAACCGAAGAGAATGTCGCCATGCCCGTTGCGATTGTGCCTGGGCTGGAAAAGCCCATCTTAGTGCTCTTTCCAGTTGCCGAGGGCTTGCGTTGGGGGCCTGGCAAGTATGGCCCATTTATGAACTTGATCGTGCTACTTCTCTGTCCGAGTGGACAAGAGGACACGATTGAGAGCATCAATCGGGCGGTCTTTATCCGGGTGAACAGACCAATTCGGCGCTGGGGCTATTGGGGCAAAAACCGCTTCTACGACAAGCTTAGGGAGTTCGAAGCGAACAGGTTGCAAAATGGCCGCAATTGGCTTCATGCTGCCGTGTTTAAGAATACGGAGCGACTGATCTTAGGCAAAGACAAACCTAAACGCGGGTGGACCGAAGCTTGGGAGTTACTCTGGAAACTTGGACTAGTTCTCTGGAAACCAGTGAAACACATCAAGAATGGGTGGGGTCAACAATGA
- the nhaA gene encoding Na+/H+ antiporter NhaA, with translation MVPGFKKFLQHESASGIILLVTSVCAFLAANSPVAEHYYGFLHTKIGRLGKHEWDIHFLINDLLMVVFFFLVGLEIKREFLVGELSTRKQALLPVIAAAGGMILPALIYLAISSDPLATRGWGVAVATDIAFSLGIYSLLGNRVPATLKIFLAAFAIADDLGAVIVIALFYTTSLDFNAGVTALLGLVILFGCNRVGLKSWAIYLLMSVVVWWFTLQSGVHATVAGVLCAAMIPLADIHKYEHALSKLVSFWIMPVFAFANAGVTLGSGISVIPPAETSLAVLLGLFFGKQIGIFSAVLGALKLGLVELPRGANKIHIYGVACLGGVGFTMSLFVASLAFNDQLHMDQAKLGILLGSFLSGIWGYLVLRFFSNK, from the coding sequence ATGGTGCCTGGATTTAAAAAATTTCTTCAACACGAATCTGCAAGTGGCATAATTCTACTAGTAACTAGCGTATGCGCTTTTTTGGCTGCTAATTCTCCCGTTGCGGAGCACTACTACGGGTTCTTGCACACTAAAATTGGTCGACTAGGAAAACACGAGTGGGACATTCATTTCTTGATCAACGACCTACTGATGGTAGTTTTCTTTTTTCTTGTTGGCCTTGAAATTAAACGCGAATTTTTAGTTGGCGAGCTTTCGACGCGTAAACAGGCATTATTACCAGTGATTGCCGCCGCAGGGGGAATGATCCTACCGGCCTTAATTTATCTAGCAATTAGTTCTGACCCTCTGGCTACGCGCGGTTGGGGGGTGGCGGTGGCGACAGATATTGCATTTTCGTTAGGTATATACTCGCTGCTCGGCAATCGCGTTCCTGCAACACTTAAGATTTTTCTTGCAGCATTTGCGATTGCAGATGATCTCGGTGCTGTCATCGTGATTGCACTTTTTTATACAACGAGCCTAGATTTTAATGCAGGCGTCACAGCCTTGCTAGGGCTAGTGATTTTGTTTGGCTGTAACCGTGTAGGGCTTAAAAGCTGGGCGATCTACTTATTAATGAGCGTAGTGGTATGGTGGTTTACGCTTCAGTCCGGAGTGCATGCAACTGTCGCAGGTGTTTTATGCGCAGCGATGATCCCGCTTGCTGATATCCATAAATATGAACATGCGCTTAGTAAGCTCGTTTCTTTTTGGATTATGCCAGTTTTTGCATTTGCGAATGCTGGAGTGACGTTGGGGAGCGGGATCTCAGTCATTCCTCCAGCAGAAACTTCGCTTGCAGTGCTGCTTGGACTTTTCTTTGGCAAGCAAATTGGAATTTTTTCTGCAGTGCTTGGTGCGCTTAAATTAGGTCTAGTCGAACTACCGCGTGGAGCAAATAAAATTCATATCTATGGCGTTGCTTGCTTGGGTGGTGTTGGATTTACGATGTCACTTTTCGTAGCAAGCCTTGCCTTTAATGACCAGTTACATATGGACCAAGCTAAGCTTGGAATTTTGTTAGGATCATTCTTGTCTGGAATCTGGGGTTATTTAGTTTTAAGATTTTTCTCGAACAAGTAA
- a CDS encoding GNAT family N-acetyltransferase: MPSSLSSNVSKANLSNPDIQELVITMTLELQRGGRARLNYGTDVSDEHAANTTKQLIPLLLENGGHVFLAYQGDACVGIMICLNSISSYTLRLVLNVHDMYVREENRQQGHAKALLEAARNWAKLQGYVRLSLEVQAKNTRAVKLYREFGFKGVPENRIMEDLAKTETKLYLELGLAS; the protein is encoded by the coding sequence ATGCCATCAAGTCTCAGCAGTAACGTCTCTAAAGCTAACTTATCCAATCCCGATATTCAAGAACTCGTCATCACTATGACCCTGGAGTTGCAGCGAGGAGGAAGAGCTCGCTTGAACTACGGCACAGATGTTTCTGACGAACACGCCGCAAACACCACAAAGCAGCTGATACCACTTCTGCTTGAAAACGGCGGCCACGTCTTCCTCGCTTACCAGGGAGACGCGTGCGTCGGCATCATGATCTGCCTGAACTCGATCTCGTCATACACGCTTCGACTGGTTCTCAACGTGCATGACATGTACGTGCGCGAAGAGAATCGTCAGCAGGGCCATGCCAAAGCCTTGCTAGAAGCTGCACGTAATTGGGCCAAGCTGCAAGGTTACGTCCGCTTGAGCCTAGAAGTCCAGGCTAAGAATACGCGTGCAGTCAAGCTCTATCGGGAGTTTGGGTTTAAGGGAGTGCCTGAGAACAGGATTATGGAGGACCTCGCCAAGACCGAAACCAAGCTCTACCTTGAGCTAGGTCTCGCCAGTTAG